The following DNA comes from Ammospiza caudacuta isolate bAmmCau1 chromosome 15, bAmmCau1.pri, whole genome shotgun sequence.
CCCAAGGacattccctcttttccttcccacCAGGGCCAGCCTTGCTGTGACCCTGCATCCCTGGGTCCATCAGTGCCCCACAGAATTCCAGAGCGGGCTCAGAGCTGAGGGTGTGCACAAACCCTGGGGCTGAGCAAACCCACCCCTCTCCTGGGTAACCTGGTGCCACAAGGGGTCAGGGATCTTTGGGGGGGGCGGGGGGTTTATGGATTCTCTTCCTGCACATGGCACTGAAAATTTggcttttccccctcatttttgTGAAGATTTCcgtgccaggagcagcctggggcagtgggaggtgtccctgcccatggcaggggtgacacTGGCTCACCAAgttcccttccagcccaacccattccatgattctctgaaTTGAGAGGCCTTTCCCCAGTGTTAGTCTCTGTTTTCAGCTTTATGAGCCCCCAGACTGGTTTGCTGTGCGTGGTGCTCTGACAGAAGCAAACATGATTCCCAGTGATCTCTCCAGATTTTATTCAGCAGAATAGGTTTTGCTTAGAGGCAAAGCACTGCATCAGTCCTgctaaaattgcttttaaaagagaaaaaagaaggacaTCAGAGAAATAAGGAGGACATCAGGTGCAACAAGAGCTAAATACACAATAACCTGAGGCAGAACATCGTGGCAAACCATGCTCCAGAGTGTAGGGGTACAGAACactgaggaaaagcagagattttttACAACAGGCAGGCACAGTTCGTGCACACCACAGAAGTTTTGTGGTTCCCGTGCTGATTTCACCTCCTTGTGCCACCTCAGCTGCTGCAaggtgggacaggctgggccagcaggacacagctgagctgggcttggggacacacacacaaagctgaAAGCTTTTGGCTTTGCCAGTCAGTGGCATTGTCTTTGGTCTCTTCTTGAAACAGGGAGAATTTCCATttgtgcctgctctgctccacagtgaggttttgcttcttttattattttaatttgacCTTTCTAAAATGAAGGGTTGTAGGATTGGGTAAGTGCTGGAACAGAAGGAGTGCTGGAAAGGGGGAAGTCTGGAGGATGTGATTATGAGAGGAAGTGAGAACTCAATTAAGGAATTTTGGGTGTGAtcagaggaaaggagaagtaGGGAACATGAGGTTGGTTTGTGGTGGGACAGACTGTGGCTGAAGCACAGAGTGCTCCAGTGCAGTAGTTTTAAGTGAATTTGCTCACCAAGTTGCACAGGTAATATGCTGGGATAGGAGAACTGGTTCTTGGCCCCAGGAGGATTATCCAGCCCATAAGAGTGGGAAATGGGGCTGTTCCTGTGGGATGCTGAGGATCAAACGCAGGCCAGGAGGTGCAGGGTGGGAAATGTGACtccccacaggcagcagggctgggtctgGAGCCCCTGaaacagcagcaccagagcGGGGCAGAAATGGGGACACGGGAGCTGGGGAAGCTCTGCGCGCATCAATTGATTCTCACCTGGCAGAGGGGAGTcccagaaaaagagaaaaatatcaaCCCAGCAACTCCACCaaaataagaaggaataaaCCAGAGAGTTTTAAGTCAAATGAGATCTTTGAGATGTTTGAAAGCATCAGATAGCTCTGAGGGTTTGGGGATCCCCCCCTGCTGAAAGCGAGGTACCAGCAAGGTGCCAAGCAGCCTTTGGGATGGCTCAGGGTGCTCTCAGCCTGGCACTGGTGGTGTCACTGCCCgtgctgtgtctgcagcagcccctgctcggGGACAGTGAGCTGGCTGAAGGCGCTGCAGGGTTTGTGGGTTTGTTCTGCAGAAAGCAAAGACTGAACTGGTGCAGCTGCGGGAGCTCGCTGTGCGTGGCACTGACACCCAGGGGTTGGAGAGGGTggcacacagccctggtgctctcctgtgcccagggcagcagcccccagcccctgagTGCAGCCTGGAGCTGAAGGAAGGACATTTATTATTGTTCTGCCCCAGGAGATTTATTTCTCAGTGGGTAAAGTCCTCTCTGCCGCACACATCTGActccttccagctgctgaaCTGGTGGTATTCCAGCAGCTGAGAGGTGGGTATTTCTAAGGACTCCCTGCAGATTTTACACAAAGCTGCATTCAAAGTGTTTTGCATTTTAGCTCTTTCTGCTGTTCAGATCCGTGGATCTCATTAGTGAGGGTTTATCAAAAGGAGGCTTCTAAGAGTTTTTACAAACGTAGCAATTACTACATTGATCAGGGCATTCCAGCTTtacaaaaataatcagaaattcAAGGGCATAATACTCTTATATCACAATAAATAATGCAAAAGCCTTCACATGAGTCAATCCTATCAGGCAGCTGTTGAAGCCACGCTGTCACTGACACTGTAGTGATAACTGATTTCAGAGCAATAGAATTGTTTGCTTTCACCCTTTGAAAACTGTACTCAGGCTGCTTTATGGCAATCAGCAAAAATGTCAGTCTATTCTTTCATTAAAAGGTGGGTGTAGAACAATGCTGTTACCTGCTGGTGTTTGGAAAAATAGCTTTCCACAGAGGTTACTAATGAAATCTTTTAGAAAACTGACTTGTTGGCAGTGGCACTGAGATAAAGCAACAGGCACAAACGAATGAGGGAATGTTATCTCAGTCTCTAGAAAGTGGCATTCCCTTTCAGGATTCCTTTCTCCCAGTAAGTGTTTTGTAACCACTCTGGATTTCTTTCCATTATAACCATTTGAAAAACTTCAAATAATTCAGTTGAAACCGGTTTTCACTCTAAAAAGTAGGAAACAAGGCATCATGTAGGAGGCTTTTGTCTTTCCTGCACCCTTCCTTCAGGCACTGCGTTTAAAGTGAGCTGCTCTGCGTCTCAACAtctacataaatatatttatatttatacacCCATGCCGTGTTTTTTCCACCCAAAACCAGGTGTTTACAGCATGCACTGTCCCACACTCATGCCATAGCAGCAACACACGATTTCTTTGAAAGTCTTCCTCATCTCCAGGCTCCTGAAGGCGTAAATGAGCGGGTCAATGACGGAGTTGCACATGATGAGCACCAGGTAGGTGTTGAAGTGCGCCGTGTAGCAGATGCAGTAGGGGTTCATGGGGCAGGAGATGATGAGGATGAGGTGGAGGAAGAAGGGCGCCCAGCAGACGATGAAGACCCCCAGGAGGATGGTGATGGTGACGGCGCCCTTCATGCAGGTGCGCTGGGGGGGCACGCCCTCGACGGGCAGCGCCGCGATGCGCTTGACGTGCAGGCGGGCAAACAGGAACATGTGCACGTACAGCGaggccatcagcagcagcatggtGAAGAACATGGTGATGAGACACACAATGACAGTTTTGCTCTCCGAGTAGGCAATGAAAATGATGCCACAGATGATGCACGCCACCCAAATGAGCACAATGAGGGTCAGGGCTTTCTTCACCGTCATGATGCTGTGGTAACGGAGGGCATAGAAAATAGTGATGTACCTGTCGATGGCTATGACCAAGAGGTTGCAAATGGAGGCTACCagagaaatacaaatcatggaGTCAAAGACATTGTCCATGTGCTGGATGAAGTGGTCGTCGATGATCAGGTAGCCGTTGCTGAGGATGGCGATCATCACGGTCTCCAGGGCGTTGGACATGCTCACCAGCATATCTGCCACggccaggctgcagaggaagaaaTACATGGGGGAGTGCAGGTTGCCGTTCTTCAGCACTGCCAGGATGACCAGGATGTTCTCCAGCAGGCTGATGATGCCCAGAGTCAGGAAGACCTCGGCTTTGATGAAGACCTGCTCGCAGAACCCGTCGCCGCTGCGGTTGGTGGGGACGGAGTCGTTGAGATCCTCGCTGGCGttcagcagcaggggctgcaagGAGAATGCAGAGCGTGTGGTGTTCAtggccagcacagcagctgggctcACCCCTGGCTGGGCACCTGAGGCAGCACAggttaaaaagagaaaaaaaaatacaaaatggaaaGCAGGTCCttccaagctgctgctgtgcatgtGGGGTGCGATCGAGCAGGACTTTAGTCACTTTTACAAGGGCAAACATCAAACAATCTGCATTTACAGTGGGTTCTATGCCAGGCTGCTCTTTCCTTTAGAAGAAAGCGATCTCCCAAGCCTGTGGGCAGCAAACagctgtgtctgcagggaggaatCGGCAGCAGGGCatggctgggctcagctctcctggtgATGAGAAGCAGAGTTTCCCCTTCTGCCGGGGCAGCCAgcgtgctgcagctcagcccagcatCCGTTGCTATTTCCGTGGCAAGGAAGGAGCCGAGAACGAAGGGATTTATAgatgcaagaaagaaaaaccaactCCTCCTGCAGCGTGCGAGCGGAGCGTTGGCCATTGAGAGCGAGCACCTGCGTGAGTGACAGCCGGAGCACCTGGAGCGGCATCCCGAGCATCCCAAACCGTCTGGcgccctctgcagagcccgaGCAGCCTGGacctgccccaaaatccctctggaAAACGTCAAATCCATCCCGAAACACTTCCTGCCCGCTCCGTGGCAGGGTTTTGGTGCTCGGACACCCTCCGTGCACCTTTGGGTGGCCACTAGGACTGGCCTGAACGGGGATTGTTCCCATTCAAACCTCGGCAGGACTGGGGAGATTTTCATTTATCACATGTGAGCAGGCAAGCATAAGGTAGATTTTCCTTGGGCTTTATTCCTTGTGTATTTCTGTGGCACAATTTTCttagtttgattttttaaaagcgCTTGCTGATGTCTAAACCCTTCCCACCTCATGTTTTTGCAGAAACAGTTTGGAATCATTAATGTTTGGGGCTTCTGTGCAATTTTCttagtttgattttttaaaagcgCTTGCTGATGTCTGAACCCTTCCCACCTCATGTTTTTACAGAAACACTTTGGAATCAAGTGCAATGTCACTTATATTAATGTTTGGGGCTTCTCTTGCAGGTTTGTTAGCTTAAAAAAGTCACAAATCTCTCCCAGTTTCATTGTGAGCTCACAGAATTACTGCCTTGCACCCACAATTCAATACCAAGAGGCAGCACTTCTCAAATTTAACCTGCAGGAGACAGATTTACAAGGACAGGGTCCAGTGCAGCAGTTTAAAGTGAATAAATAGCTGGGGATTTGCTCATATTACCAAGTTGCACAGGCAATATGCTGGGATAGGAAGTCATTAAATGTGTTGCATCATGAATTTCTGAACGTATGTGACAGCAGGACAAGCTACCATTTGCACTGAGGTGCAATTTGAGGTGGAAATGGAATTTCGTACACCCAAGTGGATTAATGGCACCATCAGCTTTGCCATTAAGCACTAAAAATAGTGGGCTGGAGCCTCCTGCGTGACAGCAAACTCACACTGGCTCTGAGGCCAGTGCTGAGGGGGGAGAAGCTGTGTCTGCACCAAAAACAGCAACATGGCAGCCCTTGTTTCCAGAGAAtttctctgctcagctctggaaAACCTCAGTGATCTGAAATgtcattaaatattttgtattcTCCTTAGTTCCAAAGGATttctctgctcagcactggaaaAGCTCTGTGATCTGAAATGTCACTAAATATTTTGTATTCTCCTTATTTTCCAAAGGGTttctctgctcagcactggaaaACCCCCATAATCTGTCACAAAACATTTTATATTCTCATCTAATAAattgctgctcctcagcttcccGTTCCTGCTTCATgtccagggatccagggagtGACTGGGATTATTGCAATGCAAAAACAATGGCAATTGCAATTACTGCAAAGCAGGCAGGTTGCTCTCACATCCACCCCAGTGCTGCGGTGGATTTTTGTGTCCTGGATGTGCAGGACCCAATTCCCATTCCTTTCTTGGccagaaaaatgagatttcccGAGCACAAAGATGGATTTGTCAGCTTTGCACTGCCAGACgtttccttcagcagcagcctctgatccagccctgccaccatCTCTGCTTCTCTGCCCTTCACTGTCTGAGCCTTCCAAACTTGAAATTATTACCCAGCCCCAGAATCTCCAATGAAAGTTTTGTGTGCTTCAATCACAGCAGATGGGTCCCTTAAAGAATCCTGAGCAGCCCTTAAATAGAGCTCAGAACaacctgccctgagcccacagaggtGCAGCGGGTTAAATGTGGAAATTAGATTTATGGTGATGTCTCTTACATTGCTCTCATTTGTGTTCTGTCCTAAAATAACTCCTTTTCTAAGAAAAATAAGCTGTAAATAAGAGGATGTCAGCACAGTTAATGAAATATTGGCTGTGATGAAGGCAAAGCAAAGGTTTGGCTGTTTTATCCACCAGCAGAAATGAACAATTTTCCCAGGTAGAAAACTCTGCCATGTTTTACAAAGCAGTTAAAAACAaggctgattttatttttttaatgctgttattGCTCAGTTGTTTCTTCACTAGTGAAACTATTTAATCCTCAGGGAAAGGTAAAGGGAAAGTAGCATTTACTGCTAAATGTGGATCATGGAATTTCCTAAGAGAAATTATTGTTTAACGCTTGACATGAGACTGGGCTGATAATGGCTGATAAATGTGTATCACTTTCCTTTATTCTCACTCTTTTTAACAGTGGTTTCTACCAGACAAAAGTggaaattttaaaggaaattagaGGATAATAAGCAGATATTTTCTCCCGTGCAGCTGGGAATTATTGTTGTCCTGAAGTTTCAAGTAGCCAAACCAGTGAGTGAAAACCTCTCAAAGACTTTTCCTCTGTGTTGTTCTTTGTGGAAAAGGACTTAAAAGTTGAAATATGTTCTCTCAGCAAAGCAAACAATGCTGATTTTGAATTCTGTGCACATTTCTGGAAGGGGCTGCCTCAGCACAGTTTAAATTTCTGATAATGAAATATTTGACAAAATAAAGGAAACTTCAGATCTGATTCAGCATTTGTACAACATGAACCGCTTGACTACTGACTTTGAGAAAAAATCTCTTTAATAATTTTCACTGAAACATGGAGATCACTCGTTATGATAAAGAGCAGAAACACACTTTGGGACATTTTCTATGATTGTATAAAATgcttataaaatatataaaattgtctaaaattatttctaactCACGATtataaaactcaaaaaaatctttaataatttttactgAAACATGGATAGATCACTCGTTATGATAAAGAGCAGAAACACACTTTGGAACATTTTCTATGATTGTATAAAAtgattataaaatatatataaaattatttctaattctAATTTATTAAGCTCAAAAAAATCTGGACATAGGAGCCTCACAAGAGCATGGCAGGTGAGGAAACCAAAGTAAAGACACAGTGATTTACTgaaatgctgtgtttttctTCAATATCTTGAGGAGACAGCTTTCCAAGAGCAATTTTTGCCCTCTCAGAGTCACAGGCTTCAGGATCCCTTGCCACACCAGGTCTTGGATGTAATAATGGAGAGATTTCCATGTCTTCCTCCAAGAAGTTGcagttcctgcagctcccatcaCGCCCAGAGCTAATAATGTTATTTTCCAGTCTGAGGCAAGGATGGATCTGACATCAGCTGTGGTCAGAGATGTTAAATCTGCCTGGGCCACATTGCTGGCAGAGGTTTTCACAGTGGAAGGGCAAATCCTCACCTCATACAAGGAGCTGAGTCCCTGCTGAAACCAAGCACCAGGAGTTTGCATCCTCTGGGATGTTATCCACTGAATGCTCCTTCCTCAGCGAGGGGAAGGAGCACCAAATCCTGATTGCAGCGAGGGGGCTTTCAGAGGAAGATTTCTATAATTTCTGCCAGTTAAAAGGTTAATTTAAACAGCCTCAACTTTGGGACATTTTGGACAATTTTCCTTCCCGTCCCTGCGTAAGAGGAGACAAAGCAGAGCTGATTGCAAAACACTCACCAGCACCTGCAGGTGCTTCTCATGTGAAAGGGAATTGAAGTGTTTTACACCGACAATGCTCAGTGTCAGTTCTGTTCTCTGGTTTGCAGAGTGAGAGACAAGCAGAC
Coding sequences within:
- the MC3R gene encoding melanocortin receptor 3, whose translation is MHSSSLEGPAFHFVFFFLFLTCAASGAQPGVSPAAVLAMNTTRSAFSLQPLLLNASEDLNDSVPTNRSGDGFCEQVFIKAEVFLTLGIISLLENILVILAVLKNGNLHSPMYFFLCSLAVADMLVSMSNALETVMIAILSNGYLIIDDHFIQHMDNVFDSMICISLVASICNLLVIAIDRYITIFYALRYHSIMTVKKALTLIVLIWVACIICGIIFIAYSESKTVIVCLITMFFTMLLLMASLYVHMFLFARLHVKRIAALPVEGVPPQRTCMKGAVTITILLGVFIVCWAPFFLHLILIISCPMNPYCICYTAHFNTYLVLIMCNSVIDPLIYAFRSLEMRKTFKEIVCCCYGMSVGQCML